Part of the Limisphaera ngatamarikiensis genome is shown below.
TCGCGGCGCGATGTCGGGCATCCCCGGCCCGCGGCTCGTGCAGGTGCGGGCGGAGTCCCGGCGAAGGACTTCACCATCGCAGTCCGGCCGGGGTAGCCGGCTTTACGTTGGTGGAGTTGTTGGTGGTGATTGGAATCATTGCCATCCTGGCCGGGTTGTTGTTGCCCACGCTGGGCCGGGCCAAGCGTCAGGCCTTGGTCAAACGGGCGCAGGTGGAAATTACGGAGCTGGTCCAGGCGATCCGTCAGTATGAGACCCTCTACAGTCGGTTTCCCGTGTCGGCGGAGGCACAGCAGGCGGCAGCCAAGCTGACGCCGAGCGATGATTTTACCTACGGCGGGACATTCCGCCGTCCCGGAGGGACCATCAACATCGGCACCCCCGGCTACACCGCCGGATTTCCCGGGGTGGCCCAGAACGCCGAAGTGATTGCGATTCTGATGGACATGGAAGGATTCCCTTCGGGCACCCCTCAGGTGAACCAGGTGAATCAGGGGCATCGGCGCAACCCGCAACGCCACAAACTCCTGAATCCGCGGATGACCAGCAAGCCCAGCGATCCCGGTGTGGGCAATCCCGGCGACCCCGGTGTGGGCCCGGACGGGGTGTACAGGGATCCTTGGGGAAACCCTTACGTGATCACGATGGATCTGAACTACGATGAAACGGCCCGGGACGCCTTCTATCGGACGGCACAGGTTTCGGCCGACCCGGCGAATCCAAATCGCGGGTTAAACGGATTGATCCGCAAAACGGTGAGTGGGCAGACCTTCTATGAGTACAACGGCCCGATCATGGTCTGGTCGGCCGGACCGGACGGCATGGTGGATCCAACCCGCAAAGCCAACGAAGGTGCAAACGCGGACAACATTCTGAGTTGGAGGGAATGATGATCATGGACCGCCTCCTGCCAGGAACGGCAACGCAACGGCCGGGGGCCGGCCGGAACACCAACCGGGCCGGTTTCACTCTCCTGGAGTTGCTGGCGGTCATTGTCATCATGGGGATCCTGGCGGCCCTGACCGTCCCGGCGCTGAAGAATTTCGGTCAAGCCGAGGCGCAGGTGGCGGCGACACGTCAGTTGTTGGACGACCTGGCCCGGGCCCGTCAGCTGGCCATCAGCCAGAGGACCACCGTGTACATGATTTTTGTGCCGGCCGAATTCTGGAACGACAGCAGCGCCCCGGGCAACGGGGCGGCCTGGAACAGCCTGCCACCGGCCGAGCGGGAGAAGGCGGCCCGACTGTTCGATCGTCAACTGACCTCCTACAACTTCGTCACCGTGCGGAGCGTGGGGGACCAGCCGGGCACGCGCAAACCACGGTATCTTTCCGATTGGCGTACGCTGCCCGAAGGGGTCTTCATTCCGCCCTGGAAATTCGTGTACAACGGACCGCCGGTGCGGATTGCGGATCCGGCGCCGCCGTTGCCCCCGCAGCGATACCACGTGGTTCAACCGTTCCGATGGACCAGTCCGGAGATGGGGGTTCCGTTTCCCTCGCCCACGGGTTCGACCGCGTTTCGGCTGCCGTACCTGGCGTTCAATCACCTGGGCCAACTGGTGTCCGAGGTGGAACTTGGCGGCTTCCAGGACGCCTGCATTCCGCTAGCCCGGGGAAGTGTCTCGGTGGCACATGGACCCGGGGGGGTGCCGCTTCAGCAACCGCCCTCGGTTGTGGAACGTCCTCCCGGCAACAGCACCAATGCGTTCAACCTGGTCTGTGTGGAGTGGCTGACCGGCCGGGCGCGGGTCATCCGACAGGAGGTGCGATGAAAGTGGTGGGGCAAGGTGGTCCGGGGTGGCTGCGCGCCGGGGCACCGGCGGGTCCGGCCGCATCGCAGCGGGCCTTCACCATGGTCGAAATGGCCCTGAGCCTGGCCATCATCGGCTTTGCGCTGGTGGCCATTGTGGGGGTGTTGCCCATCGGATTACAAACGCAACAGGAGAATCGGGAGGAGACGGTGGTGCTCCAGGACGCCCAGGTCTGGTTGGCGGCCTTGCGTGCGGGGGCCCGGGGTTACGATGACCTGACCAACTGGGTGGAAAGCATCGAAGTGCATTGGGCCGACTGGACGATGGATGGGCGCCTGCTGGGGCAGGGACGGGACCTCTACACGCGAACCAATTCAGACATCATCAGCATTGCGCCCGCGCCGCACCTGCCGCTGACCAACGGCGCAATCATTGTGGGGGTGATGGGCACGCCCAAGTACATCCATGTACCGGATGTGTTTCGGCCCGCCGGATTCCGCAGCAACTACGTGGTGGCTTATGTCCGGGCCTTCAGCGGGCCGGCCGTGGAGAAACCGCCGCAGTCGGACCCGGCTGTGCAGGATCTGGCGTTTCGGTACCGGCTGGTTTCCGAAGTGGTGCCCTACCGGGAATGGGACACGAATTGGATCGCCTTTGACGCGCAAGGCCTGGCTCCGGCCGAGGCAACGCAAAGGTCCAATTACTGGTGGGTGGCGCGAAATCTGTACGCCAACGTGCATGAGGTCCGGCTGTTGTTCCGCTGGCCGGTCCGGCCCAACGGTACCACCGGCAACGGGCGCATGGTGCTCCGCGGGACCGTTAGCGGGGTGCGGACCAACCAGGGCCCCTTGCACTTTTACCAACCCGGATTGTTCGCGAGGTATCCATGACATCGGACGCCCCCATCCGTTCGAGCCGCCGGCCGGTCTGTCGCCGGGCCGGGATCCGGGCCTTTTCGCTGATCGAGATCCTGGTGGTCGCCGGCCTGATGTCGGTGATCATCCTGGGACTGGTCGCCATGTTCGGTCAGACCCAGCGCGCCTTCCGAACGGGTCTGGCGCAGACCGACGTTTTGGAATCGGGACGGTTGGTGAGCGACATGCTCGTCCGGGAGTTGGTGTTGGTGACACCATCGCACCAAGCCAATGTGGCCAATTTTTACGCCGAAGTTCCACCGCCACTCGTGTATCAACCCCTGTTGCAGACCCTGCCCGGAGGAGCGCAACGGACGAACGTGCTGATGGACCTGTTCTTTCTCACGCGGGAGAACCGGCGATGGACCGCGATCGGTTACCGCGTGGGCACGCCGGACGCCGGCGGTGGCGTGCTGTATCGGTATGCGGCCACCAATTTGGCCCCGGAAGAGCTGCGGGGCCAGTTGCTGGCGTTCATGAAGGCGCCATTGACGAACCTGAACCGCGTGGCCGACGGGGTGGTGCATTTTCGCGTGCGCGCCTTCGACACGAACGGGCTCTGGATGCGGGCCGACCTGCCGTGGGATCCAAGGCACGATCGGTTTGACATCCGCCTGTCCGGCGTCGTGCCGGGCGAGGTGGGATTGTACCTGTTCAAGAGCAACGCCGTGCCGGCCGCGGTCGAGGTGGAGCTGGGCGTGGTGGAGAGGAGGACATGGGAACGGGCGGCCACAATCCCGGACCCGGGGGCGCGGCGCCAGTTTTTGTCGCAGCAGGCGGGGCGCACACACCTGTTCCGGCAATGGGTGAAACTGCCCATGGTGGATCCCTCGGCTTATATCCAGACGCCATGAAATGGAACTGTTCTGACAGGGGTTGGCGGGTGGGAACCGGGGTGCGCCGCGCAGCCGGCACATCCGACGTGACGGGAGCCATTCGGGGGGACGGCCGCCGGGCCGAGCACGGTGTGGCCCTGGTGGTCACGGTGATTCTCATCTCTGTGATTACCTTTCTGGCCGTGGCGTTTCTCGTGCTGACGCGCAGGGAACGGGGCGCTGTGACCACCACGGTGCAACAGACCGTGGCCCGTCAGGCTGCCGAAACGGCCCTCCAGCGTGCTCAAGCCGAACTGCTGGCTCCCATCCTCGCCTTCACCAATGTGTCGGCCTATGACCTGCGGGTGTCCACCAACTACATTAATCCACAGGGTTTCAACCCCGCGCAGCGCACCGG
Proteins encoded:
- a CDS encoding type II secretion system protein; the protein is MQRLIPIPVRRTVRSLPLAWKDTAFRPVVRVRRAPTVDRVGPGFAARCRASPARGSCRCGRSPGEGLHHRSPAGVAGFTLVELLVVIGIIAILAGLLLPTLGRAKRQALVKRAQVEITELVQAIRQYETLYSRFPVSAEAQQAAAKLTPSDDFTYGGTFRRPGGTINIGTPGYTAGFPGVAQNAEVIAILMDMEGFPSGTPQVNQVNQGHRRNPQRHKLLNPRMTSKPSDPGVGNPGDPGVGPDGVYRDPWGNPYVITMDLNYDETARDAFYRTAQVSADPANPNRGLNGLIRKTVSGQTFYEYNGPIMVWSAGPDGMVDPTRKANEGANADNILSWRE
- a CDS encoding type II secretion system protein, encoding MMIMDRLLPGTATQRPGAGRNTNRAGFTLLELLAVIVIMGILAALTVPALKNFGQAEAQVAATRQLLDDLARARQLAISQRTTVYMIFVPAEFWNDSSAPGNGAAWNSLPPAEREKAARLFDRQLTSYNFVTVRSVGDQPGTRKPRYLSDWRTLPEGVFIPPWKFVYNGPPVRIADPAPPLPPQRYHVVQPFRWTSPEMGVPFPSPTGSTAFRLPYLAFNHLGQLVSEVELGGFQDACIPLARGSVSVAHGPGGVPLQQPPSVVERPPGNSTNAFNLVCVEWLTGRARVIRQEVR
- a CDS encoding type II secretion system protein; translation: MKVVGQGGPGWLRAGAPAGPAASQRAFTMVEMALSLAIIGFALVAIVGVLPIGLQTQQENREETVVLQDAQVWLAALRAGARGYDDLTNWVESIEVHWADWTMDGRLLGQGRDLYTRTNSDIISIAPAPHLPLTNGAIIVGVMGTPKYIHVPDVFRPAGFRSNYVVAYVRAFSGPAVEKPPQSDPAVQDLAFRYRLVSEVVPYREWDTNWIAFDAQGLAPAEATQRSNYWWVARNLYANVHEVRLLFRWPVRPNGTTGNGRMVLRGTVSGVRTNQGPLHFYQPGLFARYP
- a CDS encoding PilW family protein, whose amino-acid sequence is MTSDAPIRSSRRPVCRRAGIRAFSLIEILVVAGLMSVIILGLVAMFGQTQRAFRTGLAQTDVLESGRLVSDMLVRELVLVTPSHQANVANFYAEVPPPLVYQPLLQTLPGGAQRTNVLMDLFFLTRENRRWTAIGYRVGTPDAGGGVLYRYAATNLAPEELRGQLLAFMKAPLTNLNRVADGVVHFRVRAFDTNGLWMRADLPWDPRHDRFDIRLSGVVPGEVGLYLFKSNAVPAAVEVELGVVERRTWERAATIPDPGARRQFLSQQAGRTHLFRQWVKLPMVDPSAYIQTP